The sequence below is a genomic window from Rudanella lutea DSM 19387.
CAATTTGCTCATACCCCGTGAGGGCAATGTCGTTGAGGCCGGCAGAAGGCCCGGAAACCGGGCTTGTTTGCGACGTTAGTACGTTGTTGTTTGTCACGTTGTGTTATGCCCCCGGAGCGGTAGGCTTATTCTAAACAACAACGCAAAACAGGCGGGGGTTGGTTTCCGAAGTGTATAGGCAAATAAGCGGGGGTTTGTGACCTATTTAGCCAATCCCATTGTTTCTTCGTAACTTGGATAGTAAATCTGACCAGTCTATGAACGTTCAATATCTGCATGATAGCAAGGGCAAGCTAACAGGCGTATTTATCCCGATTAGGGAGTGGGAAAAAATCAAAAAAAACGGCCGCTTGCCCGACGAATCGCCGGCCGTTGACGATGCCTACGTTGAGCCAACAAAGGAAGAGATTGTTGAGGGGTTAAAACACGCGATTGAGGAGGTAAAGCTGCACCGCGCTGGCAAAATTAAACTGCAATCGGCCCGTGAGTTCCTCAAAGAGTTATGATGTTGTCGTGGCGGAAAGCTTTAAGAAAGCATCTCGCCACTTAGCCAGAAAATATGCATCTCTGTCTGGTGACATTGATAAGCTAATCTCTACTTTGGAAGAGACGCCTGAACAGGGTACGCCGATTGGTAAAAGCTGCTTCAAGGTTCGATTGAATATATCTTCCAAAAAGAAAGGCAAACGGGGTGGTGCCCGCGTCATTACCTACGTCCAGATTGTGGAGACCACCGTTTATTTGCTTACCATCTACGACAAATCGGAGAAAGCAGACCTTACTGATGGTGAGCTAAACGATCTGCTGGGCAACCTTCCCTAACTCGTAGGTTTGTCGGGTACAGGGGCCGATGCGTGAAACTCGGCATAAATACGGGCCATATACGTATCGAGCAGGTCCAGAACCCGTTCCCGGCTGCCCGACTGAACAATGAGCCCCACGTGATACTCCTTGTCGAGACGCCACCAGATTTCGGGCTCGGTAAAGATGCTTTGGTCGGGCCATTGTTGACGAGCGAGCGAAACAATCAGGCCCGCGTAGTTTTGTTGCTCCGCCGGAATGGAGTACGGTTGCCCCAAAGCTACGGCAGTTTCGAGCCGGGCCCACTCGGCCCAGAGATTAATGCCCGATGAGGCTTCGACGAGTTCGGCAATGTGGGCACCACCTACCCGTGAGGCCGTTTCGAGAAAGTAAAACTCCCCGTCATGGTCACCTTTGATAAACTCCGAATGCGAGGCACTGTACCGCATTCCGAATGCCTGCAACACCAGGCTATTGAGGTTGTGCAGGGCGGCTGTGTCGGGCGAGTCGAACGGCAGAATCCCCGTGCGGAACACGCCACCGCCATGCGCTACCTCCATCGGGGTTGCCAGATACCCACTCGCCCGTGTGAACACCGGGTGGCTGTCGACCGATAACGAGTCGACGTGGAATACCTTACCCGGCTTGAACTGCTCAATCAGGTAGTTATGGCGGTTGTCGCCCAGGCCGTGAATAACCTCCCAGGCCTCCTCAAGCGAGTCGACCCGCCGGATGCCCGTAGTAGAGGCTTCGGCGCGGGGTTTAATGAGCCACGGCCCCTCGGTGGTTTGCAGAAAGTGTGTGACTGTTTCGTCGTGGAAAAGCGGGCTGAACCCCGGCACCCGGATGCCAGCCGCCTGCGCCCGCATCCGCATGGCCAGTTTATCGCGGAAGTAGCGGGCGGTGGTTTGGCCCATCCCGTCGATACGGAATGTTTCCCGGACGAGGGCCCCTTTTTCCACGTCAAAATCATCCAGTGCGACCACCCGGTCGATTCGGCGGGAGCGCATCGTGTGCGACAGACCCAGAATCATCCGGTCCAGATTTTCGCTGTCATTGCTTTCGGTAGGCAGGTAAAACACCTCGTCGATGGCGTCGAACGGCCAGGGTTTATCGGCCAGTTTTTCAACCGTGAGCAGGTACACCGTGTGGCCAAGCTCTTTGCAGGCCCGCATGAAGGCCTCACCTTTGAAAAACGTAGCAATACAGAGAAACGAGAGTGGACGCATAGGATGTAAGGTCGATGTTCACCCTAAACTACAACACGCCGACTGAATTTGCCAACGGCACCGACCCAGAGGTCTATTTTACAACGTTCGTAACCAGTCGATCAGCAGCCGAATCCCGAAGCCTGTACCGTTTTTCTGGCTGCCAAACTCGGTATCTCCAAAGGCAGTGCCGGCAATGTCGAGGTGGGCCCAGGCGGGGTGATTTTCGGTGAATACTTCCAAAAACTTACCCGCCGATATAGCCCCGGCCATGGGCTTGCCACTAAAGTTTTTGAGGTCGGCTACGTCGGAGCGGATGTCTTCGGCGTACACGTCCCAAAGAGGCAGTCGCCAAACTCGCTCGCCGGTTTGGGTACCGGCCCGGTTCAGGGCCTCGGCCAGCTCGTCGTTGTTGGTAAATAGCCCGGCCGCATGGTAGCCCAGGGTGGCAATTACGCTGCCGGTAAGCGTCGCGAGATCAATCAGCACATCGGGGCCGTAGTTGCGCACCATGTAGCCCAGCCCGTCGGCCAGAATAATGCGGCCTTCGGCATCGGTGTCAATTACCTCGATGGTTTTGCCGAGGTACGAGCCAATCACATCGCCCGGCCTGGTGGCACTGCCATCGACCATGTTTTCGGTTGAGGGCACAATCCCGATCAGGTGTACCGGCAGTTTGAGCTTGGCGGCTACTTCGAGTGTACCCAACACAGCCGCGGCCCCGCCCATGTCCGATTTCATCAGGTGCATGTTGGCCGACGGTTTGATCGAGATACCACCCGTATCGAACGTGATTCCTTTGCCCACCAGACCCACTTTCTTGGCATTTGGCGCGTTGTCGGGCTTGTACTCGGCGATAATGAACACCGGCTCGTGATCGCTGCCCCGGTTCACGGCCAACAGCGCCTGTAGCCCCTCCTGCACTATTTGGGCCTTGTTTAGTACCCGCACTGCATACCCGTATTGCTGGCCTGATGTCACGGCCCAATCGGCGAGGGTTTGGGGTGTTTTGTAGTTAGAAGGCGCGTTCATCAGGTTCATGATCTGCCGCTGGGTCTGGGCAATAGCTTCGGCCCGCCCGAGCGCGTCGGTATAGGCTGCCGGGTCGTTGACGAGCAAGCTGAGTTGGCCGTTTTCGCCGTAAAACGCCGGGCCTTCGGGCTTGTCGGTCTGGTACAGCTTCAGGTCATATCCACCCCCGTACGCGCCGAGCACAACCCCCTCCAGCGCGTCGGGCCCATACAGGCGCAAATCGACGCCTACGTGCTGCGGGAGCCTGCTTTTCTGGTCGTAAAAGAACTTACGGAAGGTGCGGAACCACTCATTGACGCCCGGTGCTTTGCCCAACCCGATCAGGTATGTTTTGCGGCCGTCGGGTTGGTAAATAGGCAAAACGTCTTTGGCGTCGGCCTTAAAATCGGCTTCGAGTGTTGAGGTTGGCAGTCGCACCGTGCGGGCCAACTCGGTTAATGTAGCCGAAAGGTTGTCGTTCTGAACAACCGGAATAAGAAGGGTATCGGGCGTGGCCGACTGCAAAATTGATAGGTGCATGGGAACAGATGGATAAAACGAGGGGCTTCAGACGGCTGGTTGCGAGTAGAATAGCCACTCCAGTGCCGCCGGAAATTCGCGGCCCCAATGTACTTCCTGATGGGCTCCGTCGGGGTCGACGGAGAGGTAAATGTCGATGGGTTGCCCCTTGTAGCACTGTTTCAGGAGGGAATCCTGAAACCGTTGCAGGTTGGGAACCATGTATTTCGATTCGGTTTCGCCCCCGTACACGTAGATGCGCATAGGCGAGGGCGTCTGGAACCGGATGGCATCGAAATAGATTTTGGGCGAGATCCAGAGCGAGGGCGAAAACACCATGAGCCGCCCGAAAATGTGGGGGTGCAGCAGCCCCCCGTAAATGCTGATGAGCCCACCCAGCGAGCTGCCGCCCAGGCCGGTATGCGGGGCATCGGGCCGGGTTCGGTACTGCGCATCAATGGCAGGCTTGAGCGTTTGGGCAATAAAAGCCAGATACGCCCGACCACGCCCTTGCGCCATCCGGCTTTTGTGAATCGTAAACTCTTCGATGCGCTGTTGATAGCCGTGGTCGATAGTGACCAGAATCACCTCATGATGTTGCCGGGCGGCCAGAATCGCCATTTTTTGTTCTACGCCCCACGAGCCGTACCCCTCGCCTTCGCCAATTAGGTTCTGGCCATCGTGGAGGTACAAAACCGGGTAGCGTTTGT
It includes:
- a CDS encoding ATP-grasp domain-containing protein, with the translated sequence MRPLSFLCIATFFKGEAFMRACKELGHTVYLLTVEKLADKPWPFDAIDEVFYLPTESNDSENLDRMILGLSHTMRSRRIDRVVALDDFDVEKGALVRETFRIDGMGQTTARYFRDKLAMRMRAQAAGIRVPGFSPLFHDETVTHFLQTTEGPWLIKPRAEASTTGIRRVDSLEEAWEVIHGLGDNRHNYLIEQFKPGKVFHVDSLSVDSHPVFTRASGYLATPMEVAHGGGVFRTGILPFDSPDTAALHNLNSLVLQAFGMRYSASHSEFIKGDHDGEFYFLETASRVGGAHIAELVEASSGINLWAEWARLETAVALGQPYSIPAEQQNYAGLIVSLARQQWPDQSIFTEPEIWWRLDKEYHVGLIVQSGSRERVLDLLDTYMARIYAEFHASAPVPDKPTS
- a CDS encoding leucyl aminopeptidase family protein, with translation MHLSILQSATPDTLLIPVVQNDNLSATLTELARTVRLPTSTLEADFKADAKDVLPIYQPDGRKTYLIGLGKAPGVNEWFRTFRKFFYDQKSRLPQHVGVDLRLYGPDALEGVVLGAYGGGYDLKLYQTDKPEGPAFYGENGQLSLLVNDPAAYTDALGRAEAIAQTQRQIMNLMNAPSNYKTPQTLADWAVTSGQQYGYAVRVLNKAQIVQEGLQALLAVNRGSDHEPVFIIAEYKPDNAPNAKKVGLVGKGITFDTGGISIKPSANMHLMKSDMGGAAAVLGTLEVAAKLKLPVHLIGIVPSTENMVDGSATRPGDVIGSYLGKTIEVIDTDAEGRIILADGLGYMVRNYGPDVLIDLATLTGSVIATLGYHAAGLFTNNDELAEALNRAGTQTGERVWRLPLWDVYAEDIRSDVADLKNFSGKPMAGAISAGKFLEVFTENHPAWAHLDIAGTAFGDTEFGSQKNGTGFGIRLLIDWLRTL
- a CDS encoding alpha/beta hydrolase, with the translated sequence MPLRLELNTSVTDDRPVFVSGNFCGWHPDLDVFQLQRSGPGTYTLTFPADIRLPDIVEYKYTRGGWDSVELTGAGESRPNRVLSPGTEFQQDFVPHWRLSGQAFNPALVPHLEVLSSDFYAPQLGASRRVRVLLPYDYHQNPDKRYPVLYLHDGQNLIGEGEGYGSWGVEQKMAILAARQHHEVILVTIDHGYQQRIEEFTIHKSRMAQGRGRAYLAFIAQTLKPAIDAQYRTRPDAPHTGLGGSSLGGLISIYGGLLHPHIFGRLMVFSPSLWISPKIYFDAIRFQTPSPMRIYVYGGETESKYMVPNLQRFQDSLLKQCYKGQPIDIYLSVDPDGAHQEVHWGREFPAALEWLFYSQPAV